The Lodderomyces elongisporus chromosome 6, complete sequence region TGATTTGAGGATTGGTGATACGGTCAATGTTCGGGGTAAAAGGTTTAAATGTATAGTTGTTGGACTATCAAGAGGTGATAGTTCTGTGAATGCTTTCAAATGCATGCGTGGCTACTCCGTTGTACATGTGGTGAAACGAAGTCAGAAAAGTAATGCAGATAAGCAGGAGTTTCTAGTGCCGTTATCTGAATGTCTTATGGAGTTGAGTGACTGGATGATCCATGAGCAAAAATATCGGTTACTTTTTGATGATGAGAATAATGTTGGCGACAAGAGCAAcgatgtttttcttttgtcctCAAATGGTTTGGTACGCAGTCGTGGAACAACATTTGATGTTATTAGTGGTGCTAGCCACCAACCAAATTATCATCAACAGCCACTGACACCGACAAAAGCTTCGACCAGGATTTCTAGTGAAAAGTTTCTGAAACTCGCTACCCCGTCTCCTAAAAAATCATTAGCTTATGGTAGTACATCACTGATATTTGCAGGCAAATTGTTTAGTATTACTAATATTGATGGTGCTAGGAAGGAGTTGATCaagcaaaaaattgaaagtaATGGTGGGATCTATCTCGATTCTGATCTTTTGGGCATCTTTGAATACTCCAAAATTGATGATACTGGGTTGGGCTTGACTTCCAAGTATTTGAAACAGTCAATGAATATAAGATTTGGATGCATGATTGCAAATAATTTCTGTCGCAGTTCGAAATATTTACAAGCATTGGCCTTGGGGTGGCCCATACTTTCCGATGCCtatattgatgatgtaATTGCTAACCCCAGTAGGGTTGATGACTGGTATGTATACTTGTTACCAGCTGGTTATTCTGTTCATATGCAAGCAATGAAAAGTTTGGACATTTACAAATATAGAGTCAATTTTGAACTTGGTTTGCTGCTTAACGAACAGATATTAAATCGCAAGCTTTTGTTAACTGGAGTCAatatattgatattgaGTTTTTCTGTTACAGAGagtaaaaagaatttgataGAGTTGGAGACTTCGAAATTTATATTTCATGCATTTGGAGCACAGTCATGGAATATCTGCCATAGTGTTGAAAAGGCTCTTGAAGCTATAAAAAGTTTTATCAGTATGGATCAAGAGTTTTTAATATTTAATGATGGAGGAGCAAATGATATATTGAATGAaattttgacaagttttAGTGAACAGGAAAACTCATTTGCAAtagaaagaggaagaagccaaggaagtagaagaagtaaaagaggagaaagaagagatgaaaaagaacagcATGATATAAGAGTAGTTGATTGGGAATGGGTTGTGCAATGTGTAATTAGTGGCTGTATATGGGATTCTCCATCTACAAAAataactacaacaacattatCATTAGCTAGTTGAGAATAGACAAAGtacaagttttttttttgtttgaccaaaaaaattttagGTTTCAGTTGtgtatatattattttcattattaATATAATTTTATTCATTTACTCATTACTTCTATAAAACATTTTATggtattttgtttctcttttccattttccattcttttttttattttttttggtttccgTTTGGTTGGTTCTTAATTTATGCTGATTTTCCGACAAGTCTGTTCATCAATTGGGCAAAAGTAGCCTTGACCAATGGCCATCCGTTATCGCTCTTGACGGCATCTCCATTTTCCTCCAACCTTCTCAAAAGATATTCCTTTGTTTCCAATGGTGGACCCCATGGCACATACTTAATAACGTTACCAATCTTGTGGTTTTCAATCAAGTCATAAGTGATAGTATCAGCCATTCCCAATAATTGACCAAGCACAACATtgcatttgtttttgtttgtcttaTTTGCTTCGGTGTATACTTTGGAGCTTGCCAATTTCAAGGAGTCTGCATTGTGGCTTGCTACAACCAAGTGACCGATTGTTGATTCGTTGCCCTTGGATTCCAAGATGGAGTCGATACAGTAGGTGATTCCcgagttgtagttgttatCGGTATCTTCCTTTGTCTTGTGAATAACTGTAGCTCTATTCTTTTCCGAGTGAATGTATGCACCACGCACGAGTTTCAAACCCAATCTGTAGTTGTGCTCCTTGGCcaatctttcttcttctgcaaGCAAATCAGCAGATTCACTCAAGTACATTTGCAAGGTACCCACGATATTAACAGGTTCATTTAGTTTATTGAATTTTTTGTATAGTTGGCGCTGCAATTCATAGACACCTGGTTGCAAATCGTGTTTTTCAGCATCAATCacggcaacaacaaatggtGCAGTTCTTTCAGGGTATTGTTTGGCCAACTCTTGGTTTGCGTCATAAACGGCTTGACATGCTCTAGTTgcttttgcaaccaaatcaGCAAATGCAGCTTCTTGTCCGTTATTGtagtttttcaaaacgtGTGCAGCATCCTTGACAAAACCAGTTGGTTTCAAGGCAACATAACCTGATGGGATATCGTTGATATCTTTACCTGCAGTCTTGATCATATTGACAGTGTGTGGGACAATTACTTCTTTAATGGAGACAAttgtttcatcaacaataaaTTCGGGGTCAATATTGTCGTTTCCTTCGCAAGCTTCAATTGTTAATGAGAGCataatgttgttgatgccTCTTTGTTCGTGTAATCTTTGGGCAGTTTCTCTAACTTGTTTTGGGTTAGCACCGCCGCAATAAATTCTGTAAACGAGTGCTTCGATAACTTTGAGTGGTGTGTAGGGAAACAATTTGATGCATGTGTTTAAAGTGAGCTTGTTGAGGGTGCAAAGACCAATGACAAAAAAGGAGATTAACTCCTTGGTGTTGAATGAGGCCAAGTATTCAGTTGAGTTGGTGGAGATTGGCCGACTTTTGTGGTCAAGagttgttttggttgtgtgtgtgttttgtgAGCTCAattgagaagaaaagggttgGTTTTGTGAGGGTGGTGAAGTAGTAATGCTTTTGGCATTGGGTGTATTATGGATGTATCTTTGTAAGCTCAAGATGTTTGCTCTTGAGGGTTTAGTACAAGCAGGGAGTAAGTACCTAGAAGTAGGTGCAACTGGAACAGATCTCAACATTGAATGATTTGTGGTGGATGTATTTGAGACTGGTATAAGACTTTAGTATGAAGAGATAAGATAGTGGGAGGAAagattaaagaaaagaggggaaaagggaaaagggaaaaaaaaggaaaaggtaGAATTAGAGAGATACCAAGGGCTATAAATATTGTTTATATCTTtagaacaaataaatattaaaaataaaaaaattttaaacaAGTCTTCTACAAGCGATGGTATATTAAagataagaaaaagaagaagatgatgatgatgatgatggggatgaagaagagagatGTGAAGTTAGAAGCAGAAGGAGAAATTAGTGTGACATATGATTTTGTGTTACCATGTGTCAGTTTCTAAGGGTAAATCTTAGCGAGGTCGCACCTTACACTCAAACGTTATATTGTCTCTCTctacccccccccccccccccccacacacacacactctctctctctctcttctaCAAACATACACAATTATATCTATATTTACAAGCATTTTATTTGCCCTTGTAGTCGGTTATAAAGAAATTGCAAATATAGAGAGAAGAactagcaaaaaaaaaaatttcctTTCCACTTTCGATTCAATCCCAACTTGTGGTTATTCCGTGTCTTTAAACTTTAGATGGGAGTAATCAGCATAGATTATGTTGCACTTtctagaaaaaaaaatgaagaagacaaaaaatccaaaaataaataaaaccaTGAAGAATCGGCTTGGTGAACGTGGGGTAATTCCGTTGGCATTCGGCAATCGCGGTtataaattgtttttttctctttccttttggCTTAAGTTGATTGTAGACCATTCGGAGTTGTTTCTTGTCTTaacaaaacacacacacacaccgCAACAGCACTATGATTAATGAAgacagtagtagtagtagttgttgttgttgtagtagtagtactagtggtggtggtagtagtaggcGCTACAAACTTTCTcacctttgttttttgtgttttgtgttgtgtttttttttccagaGTTAATACAAGAGAGGTGTGTCTACATTTTGTTGCCGCAGTAATTATTAGCGAGGTGAttccaaaataaaaaaaaataaagtgtatttattttattttttcttttttctttttttttaatgtgGTTCTTCCGCACGGTGTGACTTCCCGTGGTTTGTTGTGgtgttattattatgtGTGGAGTTGGAAAAGGTCTCGCAGGGTAAAGTTCTGCGAGATGCGGTTTCAGTTACCAAATATGGATGCTTCTaatgttgttttttatttttcgaTTTCTTCTCTATCACTTGCCACTTACAGCATATTTACTTTGCTATACAAAAGATTACCACCATTAATACCAATGGCACtgaatagagagagagagatagtgggtgtatgtgtgtttAACTGTTATTCACTTACAAAGGGAGCTTACCAAataaccttttttttcttgtggCTTCCCCACAACTGcacaagaaataaaaagattGAGCCACTTAGAGATAAGGTGATGGTAAAAAATGCATCAGTCATTAAAGAGataagaatgaaaaagaaagttgtTATTGGCAAAACATATGTTATGAAGAAACTACTTTCGGTCTGGTTAGGTTTTCTTTCCGGTCAATCTcatgcaaaaaaagatcTGAAAGAAACCACCTTAAAAATTTGTCAGTATACCTAGGAGAAGTATTTCTGATGAGACACTGAAATAAACAATTTGCCTCTCATGTATCTAAACATTCAAACACACTAGTTTAAATGCTCACTTATTCGTGGAATACTCAGGGTTTAATGTATACGTTTACTTGATAGCATTGTAGTATTCATCTACCTTcaaaagatatatatattttatttgtttcttgacCAAAAGTCACGTGGCAGATGAGAtccttttttcaattaattttttatttatcatttttgaaaaattggagATTACGAGCAGAGAATACAAGACTAAGATGCGTAACTACCTAGTAGTATcaaatatacatttttACCAACATCAACCAAACAtattcctcttctttttttgttaccTATTTTTCTAACTACTTCGCCCCTCTCTGTCGATCCATAAACGATAAATGATTGTACAGAGGTGTATCCGAAGGCGAGCGTGCAGTATCTTGGGACAGCGATGGAACTC contains the following coding sequences:
- the PUT1 gene encoding proline dehydrogenase, whose amino-acid sequence is MLKTSLVSNTSTTNHSMLRSVPVAPTSRYLLPACTKPSRANILSLQRYIHNTPNAKSITTSPPSQNQPFSSQLSSQNTHTTKTTLDHKSRPISTNSTEYLASFNTKELISFFVIGLCTLNKLTLNTCIKLFPYTPLKVIEALVYRIYCGGANPKQVRETAQRLHEQRGINNIMLSLTIEACEGNDNIDPEFIVDETIVSIKEVIVPHTVNMIKTAGKDINDIPSGYVALKPTGFVKDAAHVLKNYNNGQEAAFADLVAKATRACQAVYDANQELAKQYPERTAPFVVAVIDAEKHDLQPGVYELQRQLYKKFNKLNEPVNIVGTLQMYLSESADLLAEEERLAKEHNYRLGLKLVRGAYIHSEKNRATVIHKTKEDTDNNYNSGITYCIDSILESKGNESTIGHLVVASHNADSLKLASSKVYTEANKTNKNKCNVVLGQLLGMADTITYDLIENHKIGNVIKYVPWGPPLETKEYLLRRLEENGDAVKSDNGWPLVKATFAQLMNRLVGKSA